The Bacillota bacterium genome contains the following window.
GGGCGTGCAGGAAATCAGGGGTGGTGGGGAGTTCACCCCAGACCCCGCCACCCGGCTCGATGATGATCCCGGCGATGTCGTCCCGCGAGGCGAGGACGCGGGCAACCAGCTCTGCATCGTTGGGCGGCACGGCCAGCGTGGCCTCTGCGGTCTCTTCCGCGATGCCCGGCGGGCGCTGCACGGACCCGAGTGCCGCCGTGGGGGCAGTCCCGGGGACCGACCGACGGTCAGTCGGTCCGGCGGACACGCCTCGCCCCCGGGTGAGGTCGCCGGCCGCCTCGCCCGCCGGCTCGTCGGATGCGGCCTCCGGCACCACCGCCGCTGAGGCGTAATCGTGCCACCCGTGGAAGTGGCCCTCGAAGCGCAGAATCTTCGGCCGCCCCGTGAACGCCCGGGCCAGCCGCATCGCAAGCTGCGTGGCCTCCGTCCCCGAGTTGGTGAACCGGACGCGTTCGGCCGCCGGCATGAGCTGACGCACCAGGGTCGCCCACTCCACCTCCAGCGGGTGGCAGGCGCCCAGGTGCGTCCCCAGGGCTACCTGCCGCGTCACCGCCTCGACCAAGGCCGGGTGCGAGTGGCCCAGCAACAGCGCCCCGTGGCCCATCCAGTAGTCGATGAGTTGGTGACCGTCGACGTCCCACTTGTAGGCGCCCCGGGCACGTTCGGCGTAGACCGGGAACGGCCACAGGTACCGGGCGTCGTGAGTCAGGCCCGAAGGTATCAGTTGCTCGGCCCGGCGGTAGAGCCGGGCCGAGCCGGGGAAGGTTCGGTCGTACTCCTCGTCCCGCCGGGATGACAACTACATGGCCTCCTTGAGCGGCACGTAGGGCAGGTTGTGGGCCTGGGCCACGGCCTGGTACGTCACGTGACCCTTCAGCACGTTCACACCCCGCGCCAGAGCCGCACTTGACGCCACAGCGGCAGCCCACCCCTTGTCCGCCAGTTCCACCACGTACGGCAGGGTGCAGTTGGTCAGCGCATACGTCGAGGTGCGGGGCACCGCGCCCGGGATGTTGGACACGGCGTAGTGGATGACCCCGTGCTTGACGTAGACCGGGTCGTCGTGGGTCGTCGCGCGGTCGACGGTCTCGACGCACCCGCCCTGGTCCACCGCCACGTCCACGATGACGGAGCCTTCCTTCATGGAACGGACCATCTCCTCGGTGACCAGGCGGGGCGCCCGCGCGCCCGGGATGAGAACGGCCCCGATGACCAGGTCCGCGTAGCGCACGGCCCGATCGACGTTGTACCGGTTGGACATCACCGTGATCAGGTTGCCCTCGAGCACCTCCTCCAGAAAGCGCAGGCGGGCGAGGTTGGTATCGAGCACCGTGACGTGGGCACCCATGCCGAGCGCGATGCGGACCGCGTTGTATCCCACGGTGCCGGCCCCCAGGATCACCACTTCGGCAGCCGGCACGCCGGGCACGCCACCCAGCAGAATCCCGCGGCCACCATACACCTTCTCCAGGTACTGCGCCCCCACCTGAACCGCCATCCGCCCCGCCACTTCGCTCATCGGCGTCAGAAGCGGCAGCGTCCCGTCTGGGAGCTGAATCGTCTCATACGCCACCCCGATGATGCCCCGCTGCAAGAGGGCCATGGTGAGCTCGCGGTCCGGCGCCAGGTGCAGGTACGTGAACAGCACCTGCCCCGGCCGCAGAAGCGGCCACTCCTGAGGCTGCGGCTCCTTCACCTTCAGGATGAGGTCGGCGTCGGCGAAGACGTCTTCCGCCCGCTTGCGCATGACGGCGCCGGCCGACACGTACTCCTCGTCCAGGATCCCGCTGCCCCTGCCCGCCCCCTCCTCAATCAGTACCCGGTGCCCGCGGCGGGTCAATTCCTCCACGCCTGCCGGAACGATGGCGACCCGGTTCTCGCCCCGTTTGACCTCTT
Protein-coding sequences here:
- a CDS encoding aspartate aminotransferase family protein; amino-acid sequence: MSSRRDEEYDRTFPGSARLYRRAEQLIPSGLTHDARYLWPFPVYAERARGAYKWDVDGHQLIDYWMGHGALLLGHSHPALVEAVTRQVALGTHLGACHPLEVEWATLVRQLMPAAERVRFTNSGTEATQLAMRLARAFTGRPKILRFEGHFHGWHDYASAAVVPEAASDEPAGEAAGDLTRGRGVSAGPTDRRSVPGTAPTAALGSVQRPPGIAEETAEATLAVPPNDAELVARVLASRDDIAGIIIEPGGGVWGELPTTPDFLHALRELTQRYSVLLIFDEVVTGFRMVPGGAQEYYGIRPDLVCLGKILCGGLPGGAVAGRADVMAALGFSGDPKRDATKRVAHLGTFNANPLSAAAGIAMLREVATGRPTAEAAEKTDRLVRALNEVLERHRAKGFVYGLSSWFHIALDADGRQDAEGRWWPLQAGPPGAELESHGLVQRLRRAMLLEGVDLMRNGGFLSTAHTDADIEATAAAFDRALARLAREGGLPPR
- the ald gene encoding alanine dehydrogenase, which codes for MIIGVPKEVKRGENRVAIVPAGVEELTRRGHRVLIEEGAGRGSGILDEEYVSAGAVMRKRAEDVFADADLILKVKEPQPQEWPLLRPGQVLFTYLHLAPDRELTMALLQRGIIGVAYETIQLPDGTLPLLTPMSEVAGRMAVQVGAQYLEKVYGGRGILLGGVPGVPAAEVVILGAGTVGYNAVRIALGMGAHVTVLDTNLARLRFLEEVLEGNLITVMSNRYNVDRAVRYADLVIGAVLIPGARAPRLVTEEMVRSMKEGSVIVDVAVDQGGCVETVDRATTHDDPVYVKHGVIHYAVSNIPGAVPRTSTYALTNCTLPYVVELADKGWAAAVASSAALARGVNVLKGHVTYQAVAQAHNLPYVPLKEAM